In Myxococcales bacterium, the DNA window TTGCCCAAAGGTACGCGACGGCGACAGAAGCCCAAGGGCTCCGTCACATCATCGACAATTCCATCTTTTCGATGCAGGTTGGAGGCAGCTTCCACCAGACCTCCCATCGTTTCAGGTCGATCGAACGCGACGGTGGCCCCAATTCCATCCAGCACTCCCTCTCTCTTTCGGGGCAGGGGCTTTTTGCGAACCCGACCCTTCACTCCCCGACCTGCCAATCGACCATTTCGCCCAACTTCAACACCGATAATTTCAACTACTCGATGTCCTATTGAGGGGCGTATCTCCGCGGCGCCGGGCCTGCTTTGCGCGCCGAGCCCGGCGACGCGCGGCAGGGCCCGGCTTCCAGCCGCCGGACACGCGCGTCACGGAGCTTGTGAGACGCGGAGATCCACCTTGCCCGGGGCGCCGTTCGCGCCGTTCGCGCCGCGCGCTCCGGGGCTGCCGTTCGAGCCTGACGATCCGGACATGCCACCCGAGAGGTACGTGGAGCGCTTGGTGACCGAGTCGTAACACGAGGTCCCCGAGCCGCCCGAGCCGCCCGCGCCCCCCGCGCCTCCGCGGCCTCCATCGCCACCCGCGCCGCCGTGCCCACCCTCGCTCCGCACGATGTTTCGCACGAGCTGCGCGACCGCGTCGCAGTTGCCCGTGACACACGCGAGCTGGGCGTACACGTCTCCCCCGGGCCCTCCGGGGCCTCCGGGGCCACCCGCGGTGCCATTTCCGCCGTTCCCGCCGCGACCGCCGTTCGTGCCGGGGCTCCCGGGGCACGACGCGTTGGAGCCCGCGCTCCCCGCCCCGCCGGCCGCGCCATCGGTGCCTCGTGTGCCGGGTTTTCCCGCTCCGCCGCGCGAGACGATAGCCATCTTCGAGAGATCGTCGTTCTCGATCACGCCGCGCCATTTGCCATTCGGGCCCTCGACGGCGAAGAGCAAACGAGGCGAATAGCGGCGCTCGATGGATACCCGAATATCGGGCCCCCGCGACGACATCGGCCCCTCGAGGACGATGGGCTCGGGGGCGTCGAAGTGGATGGGCCACTCGAGCGTGATCACCGGCTTTCCGGCCACGTCGACCGGGATCGGCAGGTTCTCTGTATTGTACACGAGCTTGAGGGCGTCGGCCGTGGCGATGCGCTCGACCACGTGC includes these proteins:
- a CDS encoding PE family protein, with product MAIVSRGGAGKPGTRGTDGAAGGAGSAGSNASCPGSPGTNGGRGGNGGNGTAGGPGGPGGPGGDVYAQLACVTGNCDAVAQLVRNIVRSEGGHGGAGGDGGRGGAGGAGGSGGSGTSCYDSVTKRSTYLSGGMSGSSGSNGSPGARGANGANGAPGKVDLRVSQAP